One stretch of Cryptosporangium aurantiacum DNA includes these proteins:
- a CDS encoding Lrp/AsnC family transcriptional regulator — translation MITSIVMISCETDLIPEVAQTLADLPGVSEVYSTAGNVDLIAIVRVHEFEEIAEVIAGRISKVPGIVDTETHIAFRAYSRHDLDAAFSIGLEGTD, via the coding sequence GTGATCACGTCGATCGTGATGATCAGCTGCGAGACCGATCTGATTCCCGAGGTCGCCCAGACCCTCGCCGACCTGCCCGGGGTCAGCGAGGTGTACTCGACCGCGGGCAACGTCGACCTGATCGCGATCGTGCGGGTCCACGAGTTCGAGGAGATCGCCGAGGTGATCGCGGGCCGAATCAGCAAGGTTCCCGGCATCGTCGACACCGAGACGCATATCGCGTTCCGCGCCTACTCCCGCCACGACCTCGACGCTGCGTTCTCCATCGGCCTCGAGGGCACCGACTGA
- a CDS encoding cytochrome c oxidase subunit 3, producing the protein MTTATTSIEKSQIHSLTRPNMVSVGTIVWLSSELMFFAGLFAMYFSIRASGPGQSLWHEETEKLNIPYALVFTVILVASSVTCQIGVFRAEVGDVYGLRRWFAITFVMGLIFVLGQANEYRNLVHEDVTIASNGYGTMFYLTTGFHGLHVVGGLVAFLLMMGRSTLGRFTPAQATSAIVVSYYWHFVDVVWIGLFATIYFVK; encoded by the coding sequence GTGACGACGGCCACGACCAGTATCGAGAAGAGCCAGATCCACTCGCTGACCCGGCCGAACATGGTCAGTGTCGGGACGATCGTGTGGCTCTCCAGCGAGCTCATGTTCTTCGCGGGTTTGTTCGCGATGTACTTCTCGATCCGAGCTTCCGGCCCGGGTCAGAGTCTCTGGCACGAAGAGACCGAGAAGCTGAACATCCCGTACGCCCTGGTCTTCACGGTGATCCTGGTGGCGTCGTCCGTGACGTGCCAGATCGGCGTGTTCCGCGCCGAGGTCGGCGACGTCTACGGGCTTCGGCGGTGGTTCGCGATCACGTTCGTGATGGGGCTGATCTTCGTGCTCGGCCAGGCGAACGAGTACCGCAACCTGGTGCACGAGGACGTGACGATCGCGTCCAACGGCTACGGGACGATGTTCTATCTGACGACCGGCTTCCACGGCTTGCACGTGGTCGGCGGGTTGGTCGCGTTCTTGCTGATGATGGGGCGGAGCACGCTCGGGCGGTTCACCCCGGCGCAGGCCACCAGCGCGATCGTCGTCTCGTACTACTGGCACTTCGTCGACGTGGTGTGGATCGGACTGTTCGCGACGATCTACTTCGTCAAGTGA
- a CDS encoding cytochrome c oxidase assembly protein: protein MLSTTGVDTALTSVELPVFTPATVFTAANLDQWMAIALVVVAGLYLYGVHKLRARGDRWPIGRTLAFVPGGLGVIALATLSGVGTYDDTLFSAHMVQHMMLSMVAPILMALGAPVTLALRTLPARSRKALLAFLHSRYFRLISHPLIAFVFFIATPYALYLSGWYPATLTNTLLHEFTHVHFLVVGSLFFWPLIGLDPLPGRWPYPARALMMIISMPLHAVLGVIIMQMAGRIATSYYEGLNLSWVSPAMDQQVGGGLLWASGDLISLLMLAAFVTQWIRSDERTAARIDRQLDRTSGEDNALDAYNARLARLAERRP from the coding sequence GTGCTGTCCACCACGGGTGTCGATACGGCCCTGACCAGCGTCGAGCTACCGGTGTTCACTCCTGCCACGGTGTTCACCGCGGCCAACCTCGACCAGTGGATGGCGATCGCGCTCGTGGTCGTCGCCGGGCTGTACCTCTACGGCGTCCACAAGCTGCGCGCCCGGGGTGACCGGTGGCCGATCGGACGAACACTCGCGTTCGTACCGGGTGGGCTCGGCGTGATCGCGCTCGCGACGCTGTCCGGCGTCGGCACGTACGACGACACGTTGTTCAGCGCTCACATGGTTCAGCACATGATGCTGAGCATGGTGGCGCCGATCCTGATGGCGCTCGGCGCGCCGGTGACGCTCGCGCTGCGCACGCTGCCCGCGCGCAGCCGGAAAGCGCTGCTCGCGTTCCTGCACAGCCGCTACTTCCGCCTGATCAGCCACCCGCTGATCGCATTCGTGTTCTTCATCGCGACGCCGTACGCGCTCTACCTCTCCGGCTGGTACCCGGCGACGCTGACCAACACCCTGCTGCACGAGTTCACCCACGTGCACTTCCTGGTCGTCGGCTCGCTGTTCTTCTGGCCGCTGATCGGCCTGGACCCGCTCCCCGGACGCTGGCCGTACCCGGCGCGGGCGCTGATGATGATCATCTCGATGCCGCTGCACGCCGTGCTGGGCGTGATCATCATGCAGATGGCTGGCCGGATCGCGACCTCCTACTACGAGGGCCTGAACCTGAGCTGGGTCTCTCCGGCCATGGACCAGCAGGTCGGCGGCGGCCTGCTCTGGGCGTCCGGCGACCTGATCAGCCTGCTGATGCTCGCCGCGTTCGTCACCCAGTGGATCCGCTCCGACGAGCGCACCGCGGCCCGGATCGACCGGCAGCTCGACCGCACCTCCGGCGAGGACAACGCGTTGGACGCGTACAACGCCCGGCTGGCCCGGCTCGCCGAGCGGCGGCCATAA
- a CDS encoding c-type cytochrome → MIASAAARLRRRFRNRAGKAGRIVVLALALGLIGGAYATFAPTGQADETSSSLAVREGQKLYDKSCISCHGTNAQGVEDRGPSLIGVGSASVEFQVTSGRMPAARQEAQVQRKQPAYDDEQAKQLAAYIQSIGGGPEIPDGNLRGDEALGGELFRVNCSSCHAFSSNGGALSSGKYAPSLEPATDRQLYAAMLTGPQNMPVFGENQLTPEEKRAIIAYVQTQKTDADPGGWGIGRTGPVPEMVVIFAVGIVVCLFGALWIAGKS, encoded by the coding sequence ATGATCGCCTCCGCCGCCGCCCGTTTGAGGCGCCGGTTTCGAAACCGGGCTGGAAAGGCCGGGCGAATCGTTGTCCTCGCCCTGGCGCTCGGGCTGATCGGCGGCGCGTACGCCACGTTCGCGCCGACCGGGCAGGCTGACGAGACTTCCAGCTCGCTCGCGGTCCGCGAAGGACAGAAGCTCTACGACAAGAGCTGCATCAGCTGCCACGGCACCAATGCGCAGGGTGTGGAAGACCGCGGTCCCAGCCTGATCGGCGTCGGTTCCGCCTCGGTGGAGTTCCAGGTGACCAGCGGTCGCATGCCCGCCGCGCGCCAGGAGGCCCAGGTCCAGCGCAAGCAGCCGGCGTACGACGACGAGCAGGCCAAGCAGCTCGCCGCCTACATCCAGTCGATCGGCGGCGGCCCGGAGATCCCGGACGGCAACCTGCGCGGTGACGAGGCCCTCGGCGGCGAGCTGTTCCGGGTGAACTGCTCGTCCTGCCACGCGTTCTCGTCCAACGGTGGTGCGCTGTCCTCCGGCAAGTACGCGCCGTCGCTCGAGCCGGCCACCGACCGTCAGCTGTACGCGGCCATGCTGACCGGGCCGCAGAACATGCCGGTCTTCGGTGAGAACCAGCTCACGCCGGAGGAGAAGAGGGCGATCATCGCCTACGTCCAGACGCAGAAGACCGACGCCGACCCGGGTGGCTGGGGCATCGGCCGGACCGGCCCGGTGCCGGAGATGGTCGTGATCTTCGCGGTGGGCATCGTGGTGTGTCTGTTCGGGGCGTTGTGGATTGCGGGTAAGTCATGA
- a CDS encoding sugar phosphate nucleotidyltransferase, whose translation MTDRGLCTVVLAAGAGTRLRPLTELRPKALCPVGNVPLLDRALARLTSLGLSGPGAVAVNAHHHAEQIAAAVAGRAHLSVEQPEALGTAGAVAALRDWVAGRDVLVVNADAYLAGALPADFVAGWSGERPRLLVVEAGDRRRDFDRWRFAGVSLLPAEAAARLRPEPTGLYEVLWRAAWAAGALELTPFDGTFIDCGNPADYLAANLHARRHAADTPASAASDASAGAGTADSSDTDADARSAASDGAGPGAGDRRYVAGVEPGIDPAAVVTGEAVESVVGAGAVVAGRIVRCVVWPGARVDAHESLTDAIRADALTVHA comes from the coding sequence GTGACCGATCGGGGCCTCTGCACGGTTGTGCTGGCCGCCGGAGCGGGCACTCGGCTGCGCCCGCTCACCGAGCTGCGGCCGAAGGCGCTCTGCCCGGTGGGTAACGTCCCGCTGCTCGACCGCGCGCTCGCCCGCCTGACGTCGCTCGGGTTGAGCGGCCCAGGGGCTGTCGCGGTCAACGCCCACCACCATGCTGAGCAGATCGCGGCGGCGGTCGCCGGCCGGGCGCACCTCTCGGTGGAGCAGCCGGAGGCGCTCGGCACCGCAGGCGCCGTGGCCGCACTGCGCGACTGGGTGGCCGGGCGGGACGTCCTCGTGGTCAACGCCGACGCGTACCTCGCGGGAGCGCTCCCCGCGGATTTTGTCGCCGGGTGGAGCGGGGAGCGGCCGCGGCTGCTCGTCGTCGAGGCGGGTGACCGGCGGCGTGACTTCGACCGGTGGCGGTTCGCCGGGGTCTCCCTCCTCCCGGCGGAGGCGGCGGCGCGGCTGCGTCCGGAGCCGACCGGGCTCTACGAGGTGCTGTGGCGCGCCGCCTGGGCCGCCGGAGCCTTGGAGCTCACGCCGTTCGACGGAACGTTCATCGACTGCGGCAACCCCGCCGACTACCTCGCCGCGAACCTGCACGCCCGCCGCCACGCCGCCGACACCCCCGCTAGCGCTGCCTCCGACGCCAGCGCTGGCGCCGGCACTGCCGACAGCTCCGACACCGACGCCGACGCCAGATCCGCCGCCTCCGACGGCGCTGGCCCCGGCGCCGGTGACCGCCGCTACGTCGCCGGCGTCGAGCCCGGCATCGACCCGGCCGCGGTCGTGACCGGCGAAGCCGTTGAGTCCGTCGTCGGCGCCGGAGCGGTGGTCGCGGGGCGAATCGTCCGCTGCGTGGTGTGGCCGGGAGCGCGCGTCGACGCGCACGAGTCCCTCACCGACGCCATCCGCGCCGACGCGCTCACTGTCCACGCCTAA
- a CDS encoding cytochrome b, with translation MPLLPKIKPAAVGTWADDRLDASTPLRRVFNKVFPDHWSFMLGEIALYSFIVLLLTGTFLTLFFTPSPQEVIYDGSYTRLQGVEMSKAYDSALNISFEVRGGLVMRQIHHWAALMFVAAMLVHMFRTFFTGAFRRPRELNWVIGVTLFVLGMFEGFLGYSLPDDALSGTGLRIASAIIYSIPVVGTWVSFALFGGEFPGEFILERFYIIHVLLLPAAILGLIAAHMGLLVKQKHTQFPGPGRTNQNVVGHRMFPGFAAKAGGFFMLVFGVIAALGGLVQINPIWLFGPYEAAVVSAGSQPDWYMMWLDGAVRLMPAWEFRSFGYTIPAMFWPSVVLAGVMFTLAGAYPWLEQKYGKDRGHHNLLQRPRDAPARTGLGAMAISFFVILLLSGGNDIIADKFDISLNATTWAGRIGLFVVPPLAYFFTYRICLGLQQHDREVLAHGVESGMIRRLPSGQFIEVHQPLGEPDEHGHVELDYVGAPVPKKMNKLGAGGRAIRGFFIPLERPEEVAKTAVGAGDDGKKPSELSGASSVDSGNY, from the coding sequence ATGCCACTGCTGCCGAAGATCAAACCAGCTGCTGTCGGCACCTGGGCGGACGACCGTCTGGACGCTTCGACGCCGCTTCGTCGCGTGTTCAACAAGGTCTTCCCTGACCACTGGTCGTTCATGCTGGGCGAGATCGCGCTCTACTCGTTCATCGTCCTGCTGCTGACCGGCACGTTCCTGACGCTGTTCTTCACCCCGTCGCCGCAGGAAGTCATCTACGACGGCTCCTACACCCGGCTGCAGGGCGTGGAGATGTCGAAGGCGTACGACTCGGCGCTGAACATCTCGTTCGAGGTCCGCGGTGGTCTGGTCATGCGCCAGATCCACCACTGGGCCGCGCTGATGTTCGTCGCGGCGATGCTCGTCCACATGTTCCGGACGTTCTTCACCGGTGCGTTCCGCCGCCCGCGTGAGCTGAACTGGGTCATCGGTGTCACGCTGTTCGTCCTGGGCATGTTCGAGGGCTTCCTCGGCTACTCGCTCCCGGACGACGCGCTCTCCGGCACGGGTCTCCGCATCGCCAGCGCGATCATCTACTCGATCCCGGTGGTCGGTACCTGGGTCTCGTTCGCGCTGTTCGGCGGGGAGTTCCCGGGTGAGTTCATCTTGGAACGCTTCTACATCATCCACGTGCTGCTCCTGCCCGCGGCGATCCTCGGTCTGATCGCGGCGCACATGGGCCTGCTCGTCAAGCAGAAGCACACCCAGTTCCCCGGCCCGGGGCGGACCAACCAGAACGTGGTGGGTCACCGGATGTTCCCCGGGTTCGCGGCCAAGGCCGGCGGCTTCTTCATGCTGGTGTTCGGCGTCATCGCCGCGCTCGGCGGTCTGGTCCAGATCAACCCGATCTGGCTGTTCGGCCCGTACGAGGCGGCGGTCGTCTCGGCCGGTTCGCAGCCCGACTGGTACATGATGTGGCTCGACGGCGCGGTCCGGCTGATGCCTGCGTGGGAGTTCCGCAGCTTCGGCTACACGATCCCGGCGATGTTCTGGCCATCCGTGGTCCTAGCCGGCGTGATGTTCACGCTCGCCGGCGCTTATCCATGGTTGGAACAGAAGTACGGCAAGGACCGCGGGCACCATAACCTGCTCCAGCGTCCGCGGGACGCGCCTGCCCGCACCGGCCTCGGCGCGATGGCGATCAGCTTCTTCGTCATCCTGCTGCTGTCGGGTGGCAACGACATCATCGCCGACAAGTTCGACATCAGCCTCAACGCGACGACGTGGGCGGGCCGGATCGGCCTGTTCGTCGTGCCGCCGCTGGCGTACTTCTTCACGTATCGGATCTGCCTCGGTCTGCAGCAGCACGACCGCGAGGTGCTGGCCCACGGCGTGGAGAGCGGCATGATCCGGCGGCTTCCGTCCGGACAGTTCATCGAGGTGCACCAGCCGCTCGGTGAGCCGGACGAGCACGGCCACGTCGAGCTGGACTACGTCGGCGCCCCGGTGCCGAAGAAGATGAACAAGCTGGGTGCCGGTGGGCGCGCGATCCGGGGCTTCTTCATCCCGCTCGAGCGTCCGGAGGAGGTCGCGAAGACCGCCGTCGGGGCGGGCGACGACGGCAAGAAGCCGTCGGAGCTGAGCGGCGCCTCGTCGGTCGACTCCGGCAACTACTGA
- a CDS encoding DEDD exonuclease domain-containing protein has protein sequence MQQHHPSTTIPIPAAEPAGSGRWIQSTFDELGQPLRDTTFVVVDLETTGGAPGGSAITEIGAVKVRGGEVLGEFQTLVDPGIGIPPFITVLTGITDAMVAAAPPIAEVLPAFLEFAYGSVLVAHNAPFDLSHLKAACEAHDQVWPGFRKVDTAVLARRALSRDEVRNCKLATLAAFFRSATTPVHRALADARATVDVLHGLLERLGNLGIQTLEELETFTTQVSEAQRRKRHLAVGVPSAPGVYLFRDATDRPLYVGTSKDLRSRVRQYFHSSEQRSRMAEMINAAERIEAIVCAHSLEAEVRELRLIAAHKPPYNRRSKHPERRLWLRLTTDAYPRLSVVRQARDDGTAYLGPFSSRRSAEAAATAVYEVLPLRQCGGVLSTRRTSPACALYEIRKCEAPCEHRVSVEAYGRHAEAFREAVQGDPSPLVERLLARIDALSDRQRYEDAATARNRLAALLRACIRSQRTKAISSVPELVAARADGQGGWEISVVRHGRLAAAGVAARGVPPLPVVDQLVASAETVVRDPASDGVHLEEIERVLAWVERPETRLVKVDTIWASPARGAGRWADLLTRIEAGRQGADPFDDRRRLRPESRPARAPRPTASVVPDLSRVSATPTPVPGAAAERSNLSSHGTREPESSPYGPGGAAPQSDRGVPAASAAGTAAAGPAGDAELHPRVGGATTRP, from the coding sequence ATGCAGCAGCACCACCCGTCGACCACAATCCCCATCCCGGCCGCGGAGCCCGCCGGGTCCGGACGCTGGATTCAGTCGACGTTCGACGAACTCGGCCAGCCGTTGCGCGACACCACGTTTGTCGTCGTCGACCTGGAGACCACCGGCGGCGCGCCGGGTGGATCGGCGATCACTGAGATCGGTGCGGTCAAAGTGCGCGGCGGCGAGGTGCTCGGCGAGTTCCAGACGCTGGTCGACCCCGGTATCGGCATTCCGCCGTTCATCACCGTGCTCACCGGCATCACCGACGCCATGGTCGCAGCCGCACCTCCGATCGCCGAGGTGCTGCCGGCCTTTTTGGAGTTCGCGTACGGCTCGGTGCTGGTCGCGCACAACGCGCCGTTCGACCTGAGCCACCTCAAGGCCGCCTGCGAAGCGCACGACCAGGTGTGGCCGGGCTTCCGCAAGGTCGACACCGCCGTGCTGGCCCGCCGGGCGCTGAGCCGCGACGAGGTCCGGAACTGCAAGCTCGCCACGCTCGCCGCGTTCTTCCGGTCCGCCACCACGCCGGTGCACCGTGCGTTGGCCGACGCCAGGGCCACGGTGGACGTTCTACACGGGCTGTTGGAGCGGCTGGGCAACCTCGGCATCCAGACGCTGGAAGAGCTGGAGACGTTCACCACCCAGGTCTCCGAAGCGCAGCGCCGCAAGCGGCATCTGGCGGTGGGCGTCCCGAGCGCGCCGGGCGTCTACCTGTTCCGGGACGCGACCGACCGGCCGCTGTACGTCGGCACCAGCAAAGACCTGCGCTCGCGCGTGCGCCAGTACTTCCACTCGTCCGAGCAGCGGTCCCGGATGGCCGAGATGATCAACGCCGCCGAGCGCATCGAGGCGATCGTCTGTGCGCACTCGCTGGAGGCCGAGGTCCGTGAGCTGCGGTTGATCGCGGCGCACAAGCCCCCGTACAACCGCCGGTCGAAGCATCCCGAACGGCGGCTGTGGCTCCGGCTCACCACCGACGCCTACCCGCGGCTGTCGGTGGTCCGGCAGGCCCGGGACGACGGCACGGCCTACCTCGGCCCGTTCTCCTCCCGCCGGTCCGCCGAGGCGGCCGCCACCGCGGTGTACGAGGTGCTTCCGCTGCGGCAGTGCGGCGGTGTGCTGTCGACCCGGCGCACCAGCCCGGCCTGCGCGCTCTACGAGATCCGCAAGTGCGAGGCGCCGTGCGAGCACCGCGTCTCGGTCGAGGCCTACGGCCGGCACGCCGAGGCGTTCCGGGAGGCGGTGCAGGGTGACCCGTCGCCGCTGGTAGAGCGTCTACTTGCCCGTATCGACGCGTTGTCGGACCGGCAGCGGTACGAGGACGCCGCCACCGCGCGGAACCGCCTCGCGGCGCTGCTGCGGGCCTGCATCCGGTCGCAGCGCACCAAGGCGATCAGCAGCGTGCCGGAGCTGGTCGCCGCCCGTGCCGACGGGCAGGGCGGCTGGGAGATCTCGGTCGTCCGGCACGGGCGGCTCGCGGCAGCCGGTGTGGCGGCGCGCGGCGTCCCGCCGCTGCCGGTGGTCGACCAGCTGGTGGCGTCCGCGGAGACCGTGGTGCGCGATCCGGCGTCCGACGGCGTCCACCTGGAGGAGATCGAGCGGGTGTTGGCCTGGGTGGAGCGTCCGGAGACCCGGCTCGTCAAGGTCGACACGATCTGGGCGTCGCCGGCGAGGGGCGCCGGGCGATGGGCCGACTTGCTGACCCGCATCGAGGCGGGCAGGCAGGGCGCGGATCCGTTCGACGACCGCCGCCGGTTGCGGCCGGAGTCACGTCCGGCGCGGGCGCCGAGGCCGACGGCGTCCGTGGTCCCCGACCTGTCCCGGGTGAGCGCGACGCCGACTCCCGTACCGGGCGCCGCCGCAGAGCGCTCTAACCTGTCCAGTCATGGCACCCGTGAACCCGAGTCCAGCCCGTACGGCCCGGGCGGTGCTGCGCCGCAGAGCGATCGAGGTGTTCCGGCGGCTTCCGCTGCGGGTACGGCGGCGGCTGGTCCGGCTGGGGACGCCGAACTACACCCTCGGGTCGGTGGTGCTACTACGCGACCATGA
- a CDS encoding NUDIX hydrolase, whose amino-acid sequence MRRRAIEVFRRLPLRVRRRLVRLGTPNYTLGSVVLLRDHDDRLLLVRQPPSTGWSLPGGLLDRHEHPRDAAVREVREEIGVTLDADAVAPIVPNAHVNPFVQQVDLIFTATVDADATEVTVDQVEIGEARWFALDALPPLTGPTFRLLGRAGLLSPDGSPAHPNADETPHDAAAPRTAEDPPTTDGPGARGTQPDVVDAAGAQPNDGDTVDPRAGESGTAGAQPRQDGTASAQPRQDGTASAQPDDADAAASRPDEISAADARPDGDSPTGAQPDEGSTASAHPHERGAAGAQPKDADAASAESTDGSTASPRAGGDLRAAGTRPDEDSTADAQPDEDGAAGPQATEGGTASARPDDGSAAGPRNGGDLRTALPPAADGRGAAGARTDEVLGEPGEPFADPEADVAAAKHDAPSRGERA is encoded by the coding sequence CTGCGCCGCAGAGCGATCGAGGTGTTCCGGCGGCTTCCGCTGCGGGTACGGCGGCGGCTGGTCCGGCTGGGGACGCCGAACTACACCCTCGGGTCGGTGGTGCTACTACGCGACCATGACGACCGGCTCCTGCTGGTGCGACAGCCGCCGTCCACGGGGTGGTCGCTGCCGGGTGGCCTGCTCGACCGGCACGAACATCCCCGGGACGCTGCCGTCCGCGAGGTGCGCGAGGAGATCGGGGTGACGCTGGACGCGGACGCGGTGGCGCCGATCGTGCCCAACGCGCACGTGAACCCCTTCGTCCAGCAGGTCGACCTGATCTTCACCGCGACCGTCGACGCGGACGCCACCGAGGTCACCGTCGACCAGGTCGAGATCGGCGAAGCACGCTGGTTCGCGCTCGACGCCCTGCCGCCGCTCACCGGCCCGACGTTCCGCCTCCTCGGTCGTGCGGGTCTGCTCAGCCCCGATGGCTCGCCCGCCCACCCCAATGCCGACGAGACGCCCCACGACGCAGCCGCCCCCCGAACCGCCGAGGACCCACCAACCACCGACGGCCCCGGCGCAAGGGGAACTCAGCCCGACGTAGTCGACGCGGCCGGCGCCCAGCCCAACGACGGCGACACGGTTGATCCGCGGGCCGGCGAAAGCGGCACGGCCGGCGCTCAGCCCCGCCAAGACGGCACGGCCAGCGCTCAGCCCCGCCAAGACGGCACGGCCAGCGCTCAGCCAGACGACGCCGACGCGGCGGCCTCTCGGCCCGACGAAATCAGCGCGGCCGACGCTCGACCCGACGGAGATAGCCCGACGGGCGCACAGCCCGACGAAGGCAGCACGGCTAGTGCTCACCCCCACGAACGCGGCGCGGCCGGCGCACAGCCCAAGGACGCCGACGCGGCGAGCGCTGAGTCCACCGACGGCAGCACGGCCAGTCCGCGGGCCGGCGGAGACCTCCGCGCGGCGGGCACTCGACCCGACGAAGACAGCACAGCCGACGCACAGCCCGACGAAGACGGCGCGGCCGGACCGCAGGCCACCGAAGGCGGCACGGCCAGCGCTCGGCCCGACGACGGCAGCGCGGCCGGTCCGCGGAACGGCGGAGACCTCCGCACGGCGCTCCCACCGGCTGCTGACGGGCGCGGCGCTGCCGGAGCGCGGACCGACGAGGTGCTCGGGGAGCCCGGGGAACCGTTTGCCGACCCGGAAGCCGATGTTGCCGCCGCGAAGCACGACGCGCCGAGCCGCGGAGAGCGCGCGTGA
- a CDS encoding ubiquinol-cytochrome c reductase iron-sulfur subunit → MSEHGSGTPVDFDPTDPKHNQFDLVREGARRDGVEIVHYQPRFAVAGTKREKRIERTIAFLLILTGLAALAFIVVYVAWPYEYEQGRGPDKLYTPLLGFTMGTALFALGAAIIVWVKKLMPEEVAVQDRHDNNPNLDERALTAATIMNMVDETGIKRRPLLKGALAVGAAPLGLMAIVPLGALIKDPHGDDQPLWTTGFKEGVRLVRDDGTPIRPGEVSAGGLETVFPGIPHGTGLKYADSPTLLIHLREEDAREFKPRKGFENAHYGNYFAYSKICTHAGCPASLFEQQTNRLLCPCHQSQFDVKDSCRPIFGPATRRLPQLPITVDEEGYFVAQSDFKEAVGPAFWERP, encoded by the coding sequence ATGAGTGAGCACGGGAGCGGGACCCCGGTCGACTTCGACCCGACCGACCCCAAGCACAACCAGTTCGACCTGGTGCGGGAAGGTGCCCGGCGGGACGGCGTCGAGATCGTCCACTACCAGCCGCGGTTCGCGGTCGCCGGCACGAAGCGCGAGAAGCGAATCGAACGTACGATCGCTTTCCTGCTGATCCTGACCGGCCTGGCGGCGCTGGCGTTCATCGTCGTCTACGTGGCCTGGCCGTACGAGTACGAGCAGGGCCGGGGCCCGGACAAGCTGTACACGCCGCTGCTCGGCTTCACGATGGGCACCGCGCTGTTCGCGCTCGGCGCGGCGATCATCGTCTGGGTCAAGAAGCTGATGCCGGAGGAGGTGGCGGTCCAAGACCGCCACGACAACAACCCCAATTTGGACGAGCGGGCGCTGACCGCCGCGACGATCATGAACATGGTCGACGAGACCGGCATCAAGCGCCGTCCGCTGCTCAAGGGCGCGCTCGCCGTCGGTGCGGCGCCGCTCGGCCTGATGGCGATCGTGCCGCTCGGCGCGCTGATCAAGGACCCGCACGGGGACGACCAGCCGCTGTGGACCACGGGGTTCAAGGAGGGCGTCCGGCTGGTCCGGGACGACGGCACGCCGATCCGTCCGGGCGAGGTCTCGGCCGGCGGTCTGGAGACCGTGTTCCCGGGCATCCCGCACGGCACCGGCCTGAAGTACGCGGACTCGCCGACGCTGCTGATCCACCTCCGCGAGGAGGACGCCAGGGAGTTCAAGCCGCGGAAGGGCTTCGAGAACGCCCACTACGGCAACTACTTCGCGTACTCGAAGATCTGCACGCACGCGGGCTGCCCCGCCAGCCTCTTCGAGCAGCAGACCAACCGGCTGCTCTGCCCGTGCCACCAGTCGCAGTTCGACGTCAAAGACAGCTGCCGACCGATTTTCGGTCCCGCGACGCGGCGACTGCCGCAACTTCCTATTACCGTGGATGAAGAGGGCTACTTCGTCGCCCAGAGCGACTTCAAGGAAGCTGTCGGACCGGCCTTCTGGGAGCGTCCGTAA